The following are encoded together in the Portunus trituberculatus isolate SZX2019 chromosome 25, ASM1759143v1, whole genome shotgun sequence genome:
- the LOC123508964 gene encoding uncharacterized protein LOC123508964, with product MLNGRNKVLLTVLNIHSVTRKPLVISRTDRHTCLVDGRDALPGGVRVCGGRGGAWRPPTLDTCRGQAWGAPSEALRATTTVGRNTCLPSAPATAPPPLAVCSPRVEGGAAPARTGSAHPRASLRPHTHTQGVPHTLVAKASKNNHYDLCFLPASRVPPLPPDR from the coding sequence GCTGCTCACTGTCCTCAACATTCACTCTGTCACAAGGAAGCCATTGGTGATttcaaggacagacagacacacgtgtCTTGTTGATGGGCGTGATGCGCTGCCTGGCGGCGTGAGGGTGTgtggtgggcggggcggggcatggCGCCCACCGACCCTGGACACGTGCCGGGGACAGGCGTGGGGGGCGCCCTCGGAGGCACTGAGGGCCACCACGACGGTGGGTAGGAACACCTGCCTCCCTTCCGCCCCTGctactgcccctcctcctctcgctgTCTGTTCTCCCCGTGTGGAGGGCGGTGCTGCCCCTGCACGTACTGGTTCCGCACACCCTCGTGCCTCGCTccgcccacacacgcacacgcaaggCGTCCCTCACACACTCGTTGCCAAAGCTTCTAAAAACAATCACTACGACCTCTGCTTCCTGCCGGCGAGCAGAGTGCCGCCCCTCCCCCCTGACCGGtag